The Aggregicoccus sp. 17bor-14 genome includes a region encoding these proteins:
- a CDS encoding response regulator, which yields MERRVLIVESQNEFALSMASVLRSAGYQTAMAPTAADAQRELEKRRPDLVVVRAELPDQSGFTLCGQIKKGKFGQNLRVLLLSSATGVEGLNQHRQTPAAADGYLLIPFEMGELAQMSAGIVAPPAPASPERDALEASMDASMDSALAGEAPREAAPQPPPIRTQAAGGPPRLPRRERRSAINDEDRAFLDRAFQSIADRKAELLAESRQVRRTPPRREQMGTPEGKIQILRDELKTREAQLARLSEIWSVRERELLSVEDRLHEKDVELQGLKMQVDDLLRRFNEAQNTMLLKEREHGATVDDLILQKFATEKDLIEVVAAKEKDINVLRREASNREDELARRAGELEELRRQLEAAEKHTSVLTLEFEVKEQSLQDALRGREGEVAQLTERGQNLEQTLAQTLAERDARYAELAGEQQALQDTLEAARAERERTVHALEQRAQGAEEHGRQTEEALREARAERAAFQERTDAQVAELEQALATATGERDQVRAEKDALEEELTGRLAERDAKVAGLEAELSETIARGERAEAELNAAIQQHLERIGELEGEVESGRAHLADREEELTGELRALSEAKDTLEHTLRGELQVLSTAKDALELELRGQLQALSDAKDALEEALRGELQALSTAKDTLEAELRGELEALTEAKDALEQDLSGQLEASQRAGEELQARVMSLEETVSAREASLEALEARLAETEAQLADTRGNLEATGQTLASTEATLSETQEALSSTRGELEATAQTLAQTQESLFETQTQLEQTREQLSGTQAQREALTAELAETQGTLARTVQERTDLEAELHGAREELERGAEALRASEEARAALDAELNAQLAQVRTELAELQGQYEAERSAHQQLVEDSAAQQQALQEQLTQAQDQGNDLAEQLFATNQELGARVAEVTQLGSQLAATEDARAGLEERLQALTADSQRREELLHNDLAKAGQELEDARSRLTVLSQEKQRLGEAHARELAARAEQLKQAEARLRAQAEEGRRQTEQLNAQLAALAGERDGVRKELAERDEQLRVAGVAQAKLLNERDGLGAQLQQSQARLQEAQQAQAAERAEAKRQADELAAKLARAEARIVQVTQEAQARAADADAKLRDAQGQLGVRAKKIQELELAVENAHGAKVRVEKESAAKLASTETRANEAQVKLAAAQRERKDLEARQHKEIEDLLAKQKAELERREAIKAQEVARLQQSVQEKSKALKVVELELARYKAKAPAAGAAAPAARPVAGVALADAAVTAVAAPRPAPAARPAPAAAAPARPAAPARPAAAPAASAPVPPPEEADWTALVDELDK from the coding sequence ATGGAGCGTCGCGTCCTCATCGTCGAAAGCCAGAACGAGTTCGCCCTGAGCATGGCGAGCGTGCTGCGGAGCGCGGGCTACCAGACGGCCATGGCTCCCACGGCGGCCGATGCGCAGCGCGAGCTGGAGAAGCGGCGGCCGGACCTGGTGGTGGTGCGCGCCGAGCTGCCGGACCAGTCCGGCTTCACGCTCTGCGGCCAGATCAAGAAGGGCAAGTTCGGCCAGAACCTGCGCGTGCTGCTGCTCTCCTCGGCCACGGGCGTGGAGGGGCTGAACCAGCACCGCCAGACGCCGGCCGCGGCGGACGGCTACCTCCTCATCCCCTTCGAGATGGGCGAGCTCGCGCAGATGAGCGCGGGCATCGTGGCCCCGCCTGCGCCCGCCTCCCCCGAGCGCGACGCGCTCGAGGCCTCGATGGATGCCTCGATGGACTCGGCGCTCGCGGGCGAGGCACCGCGCGAGGCCGCCCCGCAGCCGCCCCCCATCCGCACGCAGGCAGCCGGCGGCCCCCCGCGCCTGCCGCGCCGCGAGCGCCGCAGCGCGATCAACGACGAGGACCGCGCCTTCCTCGACCGGGCCTTCCAGTCGATCGCGGACCGCAAGGCGGAGCTGCTCGCCGAGAGCCGCCAGGTGCGCCGCACGCCCCCGCGCCGCGAGCAGATGGGCACGCCCGAGGGCAAGATCCAGATCCTGCGCGACGAGCTCAAGACGCGCGAGGCCCAGCTGGCCCGGCTCTCCGAGATCTGGAGCGTGCGCGAGCGGGAGCTGCTCTCGGTCGAGGACCGCCTCCACGAGAAGGACGTGGAGCTGCAGGGCCTGAAGATGCAGGTGGACGACCTGCTGCGCCGCTTCAACGAGGCGCAGAACACCATGCTCCTGAAGGAGCGCGAGCACGGTGCCACGGTCGACGATCTCATCCTCCAGAAGTTCGCCACCGAGAAGGACCTCATCGAGGTGGTGGCGGCCAAGGAGAAGGACATCAACGTCCTGCGCCGCGAGGCGAGCAACCGCGAGGACGAGCTCGCGCGCCGCGCCGGGGAGCTCGAGGAGCTGCGCCGCCAGCTCGAGGCGGCCGAGAAGCACACCTCGGTGCTCACGCTGGAGTTCGAGGTCAAGGAGCAGTCGCTGCAGGACGCGCTGCGCGGGCGCGAGGGCGAGGTCGCCCAGCTGACCGAGCGCGGCCAGAACCTGGAGCAGACGCTCGCGCAGACGCTGGCCGAGCGCGACGCGCGCTACGCGGAGCTGGCCGGCGAGCAGCAGGCCCTGCAGGACACCCTGGAGGCGGCGCGCGCCGAGCGCGAGCGCACCGTGCACGCGCTCGAGCAGCGCGCCCAGGGGGCCGAGGAGCACGGGCGCCAGACCGAGGAGGCGCTGCGCGAGGCACGCGCCGAGCGGGCCGCCTTCCAGGAGCGCACGGACGCGCAGGTCGCCGAGCTGGAGCAGGCGCTGGCCACGGCCACCGGCGAGCGCGACCAGGTGCGCGCCGAGAAGGACGCGCTGGAGGAGGAGCTGACCGGCCGCCTCGCCGAGCGGGACGCGAAGGTCGCGGGGCTCGAGGCGGAGCTCTCGGAGACCATCGCCCGCGGCGAGCGCGCGGAGGCGGAGCTCAACGCCGCCATCCAGCAGCACCTCGAGCGCATCGGTGAGCTGGAGGGCGAGGTGGAGTCCGGCCGCGCCCACCTCGCCGACCGCGAGGAGGAGCTCACCGGCGAGCTGCGCGCGCTCTCCGAGGCGAAGGACACGCTCGAGCACACCCTGCGCGGCGAGCTGCAGGTGCTCTCCACCGCCAAGGACGCACTGGAGCTCGAGCTGCGCGGGCAGCTGCAGGCCCTCTCGGACGCGAAGGACGCGCTCGAGGAGGCGCTGCGCGGCGAGCTGCAGGCGCTCTCCACGGCGAAGGACACGCTCGAGGCGGAGCTGCGCGGCGAGCTCGAGGCGCTCACCGAGGCGAAGGACGCGCTGGAGCAGGACCTCAGCGGCCAGCTCGAGGCGAGCCAGCGCGCGGGCGAGGAGCTGCAGGCCCGGGTGATGTCGCTCGAGGAGACGGTGTCCGCGCGCGAGGCGAGCCTCGAGGCGCTCGAGGCCCGGCTCGCCGAGACCGAGGCGCAGCTCGCGGACACGCGCGGCAACCTCGAGGCCACGGGGCAGACGCTCGCCTCCACCGAGGCGACCCTCTCCGAGACGCAGGAGGCCCTCTCCAGCACCCGCGGCGAGCTGGAGGCCACGGCGCAGACCCTGGCCCAGACCCAGGAGAGCCTCTTCGAGACGCAGACCCAGCTCGAGCAGACCCGCGAGCAGCTGTCCGGGACGCAGGCCCAGCGCGAGGCGCTCACGGCGGAGCTCGCCGAGACGCAGGGCACGCTCGCGCGCACGGTGCAGGAGCGCACGGACCTCGAGGCGGAGCTGCACGGGGCGCGCGAGGAGCTGGAGCGCGGCGCCGAGGCGCTGCGCGCGAGCGAGGAGGCGCGGGCCGCGCTGGACGCGGAGCTCAACGCGCAGCTCGCGCAGGTGCGCACCGAGCTCGCGGAGCTGCAGGGCCAGTACGAGGCGGAGCGCAGCGCGCACCAGCAGCTGGTCGAGGACAGCGCCGCGCAGCAGCAGGCGCTGCAGGAGCAGCTCACCCAGGCGCAGGACCAGGGCAACGACCTGGCCGAGCAGCTCTTCGCGACGAACCAGGAGCTGGGCGCGCGCGTCGCCGAGGTCACCCAGCTGGGCAGCCAGCTCGCGGCGACCGAGGATGCGCGCGCGGGGCTCGAGGAGCGGCTGCAGGCGCTGACCGCGGACTCCCAGCGGCGCGAGGAGCTGCTGCACAACGACCTGGCCAAGGCCGGCCAGGAGCTGGAGGACGCGCGCAGCCGGCTCACCGTGCTCTCGCAGGAGAAGCAGCGGCTGGGCGAGGCGCACGCGCGCGAGCTCGCGGCGCGCGCCGAGCAGCTCAAGCAGGCGGAGGCGCGCCTGCGCGCGCAGGCCGAGGAGGGCCGGCGCCAGACGGAGCAGCTCAACGCCCAGCTCGCGGCGCTGGCCGGCGAGCGCGACGGCGTGCGCAAGGAGCTCGCCGAGCGCGACGAGCAGCTGCGGGTGGCGGGCGTCGCCCAGGCGAAGCTGCTCAACGAGCGCGACGGGCTGGGCGCCCAGCTCCAGCAGTCGCAGGCGCGGCTGCAGGAGGCCCAGCAGGCGCAGGCCGCCGAGCGCGCGGAGGCGAAGCGCCAGGCGGACGAGCTCGCGGCGAAGCTCGCCCGCGCCGAGGCCCGCATCGTCCAGGTGACGCAGGAGGCCCAGGCGCGCGCCGCGGACGCGGACGCGAAGCTGCGCGACGCGCAGGGCCAGCTGGGTGTGCGCGCGAAGAAGATCCAGGAGCTGGAGCTCGCGGTCGAGAACGCGCACGGCGCCAAGGTGCGCGTGGAGAAGGAGTCCGCGGCGAAGCTCGCGAGCACCGAGACCCGCGCGAACGAGGCGCAGGTGAAGCTCGCGGCGGCCCAGCGCGAGCGCAAGGACCTCGAGGCCCGGCAGCACAAGGAGATCGAGGACCTGCTCGCGAAGCAGAAGGCGGAGCTCGAGCGGCGCGAGGCGATCAAGGCCCAGGAGGTGGCCCGCCTGCAGCAGTCCGTGCAGGAGAAGAGCAAGGCCCTCAAGGTGGTGGAGCTGGAGCTTGCCCGCTACAAGGCGAAGGCCCCGGCGGCCGGCGCGGCCGCCCCCGCGGCCCGCCCGGTGGCCGGCGTGGCGCTCGCGGATGCGGCCGTCACGGCCGTGGCCGCCCCCCGCCCTGCCCCTGCGGCGCGCCCGGCGCCTGCGGCGGCCGCCCCTGCGCGCCCTGCGGCCCCGGCGCGTCCCGCGGCCGCCCCCGCGGCGAGCGCCCCCGTGCCCCCGCCGGAGGAGGCGGACTGGACGGCGCTGGTCGACGAGCTGGACAAGTAG